Proteins found in one Bremerella volcania genomic segment:
- a CDS encoding IS110 family RNA-guided transposase, which translates to MPSLPTFVGLDYHQDLVQVCVLDSEGRTLANRSVRNEADLIARFALQHGTPQRVAIEACCGAADLAEELVTHRNLPVQLAHPGYVARMKRSPDKTDLADAQLLADLARVNYLPSVWLAPEATRQLRRLVRHRAQLVRRRRDVKLRIRGLLRENRVPSPGGTPWTKKWLTWLQETDDLAPSDRWLVEDHLEELTSLGRRIRAVEAKIRHTVEDDPVVAKLLTMPGVGLVTAVTLRAEIGRFDRFTRGKQLARFCGVTPRNASSGQRQADAGLIKAGNPDLRTVLIELGHRLIRQTSGPWTKLATGMLSRGKPKNVVVAAVANRWVRWLHHELRRETPQADRVLEQAV; encoded by the coding sequence ATGCCTAGTTTACCAACTTTCGTCGGGCTTGATTACCATCAGGATTTGGTTCAGGTGTGTGTTTTGGATTCGGAAGGGCGGACGCTGGCGAATCGGTCGGTGCGGAATGAGGCTGATTTGATTGCCCGCTTTGCGTTGCAGCATGGCACGCCGCAACGCGTGGCGATCGAGGCCTGTTGCGGGGCGGCCGATCTGGCCGAGGAACTGGTCACCCATCGCAATTTGCCGGTGCAGCTGGCTCATCCAGGCTACGTCGCACGGATGAAGCGTTCGCCTGACAAAACCGACCTGGCCGATGCCCAACTGCTGGCCGATCTGGCTCGCGTCAATTACCTGCCGAGCGTGTGGCTGGCCCCCGAAGCAACGCGGCAACTGCGACGCCTGGTCCGCCATCGGGCTCAATTGGTGCGGCGGCGGCGGGACGTTAAACTGCGGATTCGTGGGCTTTTACGAGAAAACCGGGTGCCTTCACCGGGCGGCACGCCTTGGACGAAGAAGTGGCTCACATGGCTGCAGGAAACAGACGACTTGGCACCAAGCGACCGGTGGCTTGTGGAAGACCACCTCGAGGAATTGACTTCCCTGGGGCGTCGCATCCGTGCTGTGGAAGCCAAGATCAGGCACACGGTCGAAGACGATCCGGTCGTTGCGAAGCTTCTGACAATGCCCGGCGTGGGGCTGGTGACGGCGGTTACGCTTCGCGCCGAGATCGGTCGCTTCGATCGCTTCACGCGTGGCAAGCAACTGGCTCGGTTCTGCGGAGTGACGCCTCGCAATGCCAGCAGTGGACAACGTCAGGCAGATGCAGGACTGATCAAGGCCGGCAACCCCGACCTGCGGACTGTGTTGATCGAATTGGGGCATCGACTGATTCGACAAACAAGTGGCCCATGGACCAAGCTAGCGACCGGCATGCTGAGTCGAGGCAAACCGAAGAACGTGGTGGTCGCGGCGGTCGCCAATCGTTGGGTTCGCTGGCTGCACCACGAACTACGCCGCGAAACGCCCCAAGCGGATCGCGTTTTAGAGCAAGCCGTTTAA
- a CDS encoding vWA domain-containing protein: protein MKRFLLVSMLLLSAGFFGCDAKPASNQPGKLSQETNTKSETLNEELARRKDVAKNLRENYSPPPSPKGSFEDSGPNPHGFMPMSRQPLVLSSMPGDGQRPGEGQGPGIGGEKFDKIDENGFIAVNDQPLSTFSIDVDTASYSKIRFYLTSYRRLPPVDAVRIEEMVNYFVYDYPAPTDGEHPFAASLEVANCPWNPDHRLARVALKGKELDLTERPSSNLVFLLDVSGSMNQPNKLPLLKQGMKMLVDQLSENDMISIVVYAGAAGLVLEPTSGDQKAEIISALDQLHAGGSTNGGEGIQLAYKMATDHFLKGATNRVLLCTDGDFNVGTTSTGDLVRLAQEHAKKNIYLSILGFGSDNHNDSLLEQLSNKANGNYTFIDTQQEAKKVLVEQMAGTLVTIAKDVKIQVEFNPTKVAAYRLVGYENRLLKAEDFNDDKKDAGEIGAGHTVTAFYELIPFGTETTANGKIDDLKYQTERVPSEAAQSDELLTLKLRYKQPDSDTSTLMTSTIVDDGKDFAKASGDFQFAAAVAMFGMLLRDSEQTQKTSYAAIEEIAAPYAGGPGASYRAEFLEMVHQAEGLPK from the coding sequence ATGAAGCGATTTCTTCTCGTCTCGATGCTCCTATTATCCGCTGGCTTCTTCGGCTGTGACGCCAAGCCCGCATCAAACCAGCCTGGCAAACTCTCACAGGAAACGAACACCAAAAGCGAAACGCTTAACGAAGAACTGGCCCGGCGGAAGGACGTCGCCAAGAACCTGCGAGAGAACTACTCTCCACCTCCGTCGCCCAAAGGAAGCTTTGAGGACAGCGGCCCGAACCCACACGGTTTTATGCCGATGTCACGGCAACCATTAGTTCTCTCGTCGATGCCTGGCGACGGACAACGGCCAGGCGAAGGCCAAGGACCGGGCATCGGTGGTGAGAAGTTCGACAAGATCGACGAGAACGGCTTCATCGCCGTCAACGATCAACCCCTGTCGACCTTCTCGATCGACGTCGATACGGCTTCCTACTCCAAGATTCGCTTCTATCTGACCAGCTATCGTCGGCTACCACCGGTCGATGCGGTGCGGATCGAAGAGATGGTGAACTACTTCGTTTACGATTACCCGGCACCAACCGACGGCGAGCACCCGTTCGCGGCCTCGCTGGAGGTCGCCAATTGTCCCTGGAACCCCGATCATCGCCTGGCTCGCGTGGCGCTGAAGGGGAAAGAGCTGGACCTCACTGAGCGGCCCTCGAGCAATCTCGTCTTTCTGCTCGACGTATCGGGCTCGATGAACCAGCCCAACAAGCTGCCGCTGCTCAAGCAAGGGATGAAAATGCTGGTCGACCAGCTGAGCGAGAACGACATGATTTCGATCGTCGTCTACGCCGGAGCCGCAGGCCTCGTCCTCGAGCCAACCTCTGGCGACCAGAAGGCCGAGATCATCAGCGCGCTCGATCAACTGCACGCCGGTGGTTCGACCAACGGGGGTGAAGGGATTCAACTGGCTTACAAGATGGCGACCGATCATTTTCTGAAAGGGGCCACCAATCGCGTGCTGCTGTGTACCGACGGCGACTTTAACGTCGGCACCACCAGCACCGGCGACCTGGTTCGTCTGGCCCAGGAGCACGCCAAGAAGAACATCTACCTGAGCATTCTCGGCTTCGGCAGCGACAACCACAACGACTCGCTGCTGGAACAACTCTCGAACAAGGCCAACGGCAACTACACGTTCATCGATACCCAGCAAGAAGCAAAAAAGGTGTTGGTCGAGCAGATGGCCGGCACGTTGGTCACCATCGCCAAAGACGTCAAGATTCAGGTCGAATTCAATCCGACCAAAGTCGCCGCCTATCGCCTGGTGGGCTACGAAAATCGTTTGCTCAAAGCCGAAGACTTCAACGACGACAAAAAGGACGCCGGTGAAATCGGTGCCGGGCACACGGTCACCGCGTTCTACGAGTTGATCCCCTTCGGCACCGAGACCACCGCCAACGGCAAGATCGACGATCTGAAGTACCAAACCGAACGCGTCCCCTCGGAGGCCGCCCAGTCGGACGAACTGTTGACGCTCAAGCTGCGCTACAAGCAGCCTGACTCCGACACCAGCACGCTGATGACTTCGACGATCGTCGACGATGGCAAAGACTTCGCCAAGGCCAGCGGAGACTTCCAATTCGCCGCCGCCGTCGCCATGTTCGGCATGCTGTTGCGAGACAGCGAGCAAACCCAAAAGACCAGCTACGCCGCCATCGAAGAAATCGCCGCACCGTATGCTGGTGGCCCCGGGGCATCGTACCGGGCCGAGTTTCTGGAAATGGTTCACCAGGCAGAAGGACTGCCGAAGTAA
- a CDS encoding carboxypeptidase-like regulatory domain-containing protein — translation MNTRGLSLCLLLTISQLVGCGGSGNPIGTVNGKVTLNGEPVSEAYVMFEPVEGGRSSFGITDTDGNYQLTYMAENDGALVGEHTVRITTQRGAKRDDRGQITQPGVKEKFPPEYNTESTQQVTVESGRNEINFDVISDKK, via the coding sequence ATGAATACGCGCGGACTTTCGCTCTGCTTACTACTTACCATTTCACAGCTTGTCGGGTGTGGCGGCAGCGGCAATCCGATTGGGACCGTCAACGGCAAGGTGACCCTCAACGGCGAGCCTGTTTCCGAGGCCTACGTCATGTTTGAACCAGTCGAAGGCGGTCGTAGCTCGTTCGGTATCACCGACACCGATGGCAACTACCAGCTGACGTACATGGCGGAAAACGACGGCGCCCTGGTCGGCGAACACACAGTGCGAATCACCACCCAGCGTGGAGCCAAGCGAGACGATCGAGGGCAAATCACCCAGCCTGGCGTTAAGGAAAAGTTTCCACCGGAATACAACACGGAATCGACGCAGCAGGTCACCGTCGAAAGTGGCAGGAATGAAATCAACTTCGACGTTATTAGCGACAAGAAGTAA
- a CDS encoding response regulator — protein sequence MPKQVLDVGNCGYDHGSLKSLIERNFDAKVLQSHGPADTLKMLREQTFALVVINRKLDRDHSDGIEILIDLKANEQLKDIPVMMLSNYEEAQAAAQAAGAVPGFGKRDLGKETTLKKLEPFLG from the coding sequence ATGCCTAAACAAGTTCTCGACGTCGGAAACTGTGGTTACGATCATGGCTCGCTCAAGAGCCTGATCGAGCGCAACTTCGACGCCAAGGTGCTTCAGTCGCACGGTCCGGCCGACACCTTAAAAATGCTGCGCGAACAAACGTTCGCTTTAGTGGTCATTAATCGTAAGCTCGACCGCGATCATTCCGATGGAATCGAGATTCTGATCGATCTGAAAGCGAACGAGCAGCTGAAGGATATCCCGGTGATGATGCTTTCGAACTACGAGGAGGCCCAAGCCGCAGCCCAGGCAGCCGGTGCCGTCCCCGGTTTCGGCAAGCGCGACCTGGGCAAAGAGACCACCCTGAAAAAGCTGGAGCCCTTTCTAGGATAG
- a CDS encoding agmatine deiminase family protein encodes MNDRLTPKQQEYRWPAEWEPHVGTLLSWPHNRDSWPGKFEPVPGVYKKLVTALCEVEDVHILAAAGEILTQAEDLVGHLPNVFIHAIPTNDAWARDHGPSFLQAPKGKPWMAVDWNYNAWGGKYPPWGNDQAVPERLSEKLGFGRFQPGIVMEGGAVDGNGGGLVLSTTECLLNPNRNPHLSQAETEKFLCDYLCAEKILWLHRGIAGDDTDGHIDELARFVGLGTVVAAYEEDTSDENYEALQQNFQDLQDMTDLSGQPLEVIPLPMPKAKYQEDQRLPASYCNFYIANEIVIVPQFGDDADAKACDTLQGCFPDRKIVPIDAIDLVWGLGAFHCISQQIMK; translated from the coding sequence ATGAACGATCGGCTGACGCCCAAACAACAAGAGTACCGCTGGCCCGCCGAGTGGGAGCCGCACGTCGGAACGCTCCTTTCGTGGCCGCACAATCGCGACTCGTGGCCTGGCAAGTTCGAGCCGGTTCCTGGCGTGTACAAAAAGCTGGTGACCGCGCTGTGCGAAGTCGAGGACGTGCATATCCTGGCAGCCGCCGGTGAGATACTGACCCAGGCCGAAGACCTGGTGGGGCATCTGCCCAACGTTTTCATCCACGCGATCCCAACCAACGATGCCTGGGCCCGCGATCATGGTCCCAGCTTTCTGCAGGCCCCCAAAGGCAAGCCGTGGATGGCGGTCGACTGGAACTACAATGCCTGGGGTGGCAAGTATCCGCCGTGGGGTAACGACCAGGCCGTGCCCGAGCGGCTGTCCGAGAAACTCGGCTTCGGCCGCTTTCAGCCAGGCATCGTCATGGAAGGGGGCGCCGTCGACGGCAACGGCGGAGGGCTGGTGCTCAGCACGACGGAGTGCTTACTCAATCCGAATCGCAACCCTCACCTTTCCCAGGCCGAAACCGAAAAATTTCTGTGCGACTACCTATGTGCGGAAAAGATTCTGTGGCTGCATCGTGGGATCGCCGGCGATGATACCGATGGCCACATCGACGAGCTGGCTCGCTTCGTCGGTCTAGGCACGGTCGTGGCCGCCTACGAAGAAGATACCAGCGACGAGAACTACGAGGCGCTCCAGCAGAACTTCCAAGACCTGCAGGACATGACCGACCTGAGTGGGCAACCGCTGGAAGTCATTCCACTGCCCATGCCCAAGGCCAAGTACCAGGAGGACCAGCGCCTGCCGGCCAGCTACTGCAATTTTTATATCGCCAACGAAATCGTCATCGTCCCCCAGTTCGGCGATGATGCCGACGCGAAAGCATGCGATACGTTGCAGGGCTGTTTCCCGGATCGCAAGATCGTCCCGATCGACGCGATCGACTTGGTTTGGGGCTTAGGGGCGTTCCACTGCATTTCGCAGCAGATTATGAAGTAG
- a CDS encoding vWA domain-containing protein produces the protein MKKIWILTPLLLGVSLVGCNAQPGDVAATSQRAPGADNSTHTELSSADESLTQVPLEGYVEPGETNFSVVPEQAEVGQMQMGRQAQSNTAGPVPTEPTPTIEPGYYGGKAIRDMAEESKPVMDDLSSQLDGQPVSGEREEVGKYAEGTHRIKQLQQMERNVKEQPYRENAPASEAKRADVAKKEAAPEAPPAPVGASAMSGPAVGDPAARVASNPVPATKPAESDRLQGVEARTRFSREGEVRSLDFKPLDEMRLEFDKPGDGVGPGEGGDKFEPIEENDFIAVADQPLSTFSIDVDTASYSKIRSYLSQFGQLPPRDAVRVEELVNYFTYDYATPTDEHPFAANVEVASCPWNPSNRLVRVGIKGKEIDTEDRPASNLVFLLDVSGSMNNPNKLPLLKKGMKMLVDQLGENDKVSIVVYAGAAGMVLEPTYGYEKAKILEALDRLQAGGSTNGGQGIQLAYKTATENFIQGGTNRVILCTDGDFNVGETSTGGLVGMAAEQAKKNIYLSVMGFGIGNHNDSMLEQLSNKANGNYSFIDNEKEAKKVLVEQMSGTLLTIAKDVKIQIEFNPKKVASYRLVGYENRLLAAQDFNDDKKDAGEIGAGHTVTAFYEVVPAKGNGDTEVAAVDPKVDELKYQTKPKTTKAANSNELMTLKLRYKQPEEDVSTLMTYPVVDSGNKFNQATGDFQFASAVAMFGLKLRGSHFHHETNFAEIEELVASNVDGPGSSYREEFLEMIRQVERLQK, from the coding sequence ATGAAAAAGATATGGATTCTCACGCCGCTGCTTCTAGGTGTCTCCCTCGTTGGATGTAACGCCCAACCGGGCGACGTTGCCGCGACGAGTCAACGAGCCCCAGGCGCGGATAACAGCACACACACGGAACTAAGCTCCGCCGACGAGTCCCTCACGCAGGTACCGTTGGAAGGTTACGTAGAGCCGGGGGAGACAAACTTCTCGGTCGTTCCGGAGCAAGCCGAAGTGGGACAGATGCAGATGGGGCGCCAAGCCCAGTCCAATACGGCAGGCCCTGTTCCCACCGAGCCGACTCCGACGATTGAGCCCGGCTACTATGGCGGCAAAGCGATACGGGACATGGCTGAAGAAAGCAAGCCTGTGATGGATGACCTCAGCTCGCAACTCGATGGGCAACCGGTCTCTGGCGAACGGGAAGAAGTCGGAAAATATGCCGAAGGCACCCACAGGATCAAACAGCTTCAGCAGATGGAAAGGAACGTCAAAGAACAGCCCTACCGCGAAAACGCACCCGCTTCGGAAGCCAAGCGGGCCGACGTTGCCAAGAAGGAAGCTGCCCCTGAGGCCCCGCCGGCCCCTGTTGGAGCGTCTGCTATGTCGGGTCCGGCTGTTGGCGACCCAGCGGCACGCGTTGCCAGCAATCCGGTGCCGGCCACCAAGCCAGCCGAAAGCGACCGGCTACAAGGGGTCGAAGCTCGAACTCGCTTCAGCAGGGAGGGCGAAGTGCGATCTTTGGACTTCAAGCCGCTCGATGAAATGCGATTAGAGTTCGACAAACCAGGCGACGGCGTCGGCCCCGGCGAAGGGGGCGACAAGTTTGAGCCGATCGAAGAAAACGACTTCATCGCGGTCGCCGATCAGCCTCTGTCGACTTTCTCGATCGACGTCGACACGGCCAGCTACTCGAAGATTCGTTCTTACCTAAGCCAGTTTGGTCAGCTGCCACCGCGGGATGCGGTTCGCGTGGAAGAACTGGTGAACTACTTCACCTACGACTACGCGACCCCCACCGACGAGCATCCGTTCGCCGCCAACGTCGAAGTGGCCAGCTGCCCATGGAACCCCAGCAATCGCCTGGTTCGCGTCGGCATCAAGGGGAAGGAAATCGACACCGAAGATCGCCCGGCCAGTAACCTCGTGTTTCTGTTGGACGTTTCCGGCTCGATGAACAACCCCAACAAGCTGCCGCTGCTGAAGAAGGGCATGAAGATGCTCGTCGATCAGCTGGGCGAAAACGACAAGGTTTCAATCGTCGTCTACGCCGGTGCCGCCGGCATGGTGCTGGAACCCACCTACGGCTACGAAAAGGCCAAGATCCTGGAAGCACTCGATCGCCTGCAAGCGGGCGGTTCGACCAACGGCGGACAAGGCATTCAGCTGGCCTATAAGACCGCCACGGAAAACTTCATCCAGGGTGGAACCAACCGCGTGATCTTGTGCACCGACGGCGACTTCAACGTCGGCGAAACGAGCACCGGCGGGCTGGTCGGCATGGCCGCCGAACAAGCCAAGAAGAACATTTACCTCAGCGTGATGGGCTTCGGTATCGGCAACCACAACGACTCGATGCTCGAACAGCTGTCGAACAAGGCCAACGGTAACTATTCATTTATTGATAATGAGAAGGAAGCCAAGAAGGTGCTGGTCGAACAGATGAGCGGCACGCTGCTGACCATCGCCAAGGACGTGAAGATCCAGATCGAGTTCAACCCGAAGAAGGTCGCTTCGTATCGCCTGGTCGGCTACGAGAACCGCCTGCTCGCCGCCCAGGACTTCAACGACGACAAGAAGGACGCCGGTGAAATCGGTGCCGGGCACACGGTTACTGCGTTCTACGAAGTGGTGCCGGCTAAGGGTAACGGTGATACCGAAGTCGCTGCCGTCGATCCCAAGGTCGACGAATTGAAGTATCAGACCAAACCCAAGACGACCAAAGCCGCCAACAGCAACGAGCTGATGACCTTGAAGCTGCGATACAAGCAGCCTGAGGAAGACGTCAGCACGCTGATGACCTACCCGGTGGTCGATAGCGGCAACAAGTTCAACCAGGCCACCGGCGACTTCCAATTCGCCTCGGCCGTGGCCATGTTCGGCTTGAAGCTCCGCGGTAGCCACTTCCACCATGAAACCAACTTCGCCGAGATCGAAGAACTGGTCGCTTCTAACGTCGACGGCCCAGGCTCGTCGTATCGCGAAGAATTCCTGGAAATGATCCGCCAGGTCGAACGGCTGCAGAAGTAA
- the efp gene encoding elongation factor P, which produces MQYSTSDFRKGLKVQIDGEPYVMTECNFVKPGKGNALYKCKLKNLIRGTNLDRTWRGGETLESADVEETDVQFLYKQGDTWVFMDNESFEQYELDADAVGDGWKFLKDGMKCMMTLFNGNPLDMTPPMQVEMEVTYCEPGAKGNTATNVTKPATIETGAEIQVPMFVNLGDVIKVDTRDGTYVERVKK; this is translated from the coding sequence GTGCAATACAGTACCAGCGATTTTCGTAAAGGTTTGAAGGTCCAGATCGACGGCGAACCGTACGTCATGACCGAGTGCAACTTCGTGAAGCCGGGCAAGGGAAACGCACTGTACAAGTGCAAGCTCAAGAACCTGATCCGCGGCACGAACTTGGACCGTACCTGGCGTGGTGGTGAAACGCTGGAATCGGCCGACGTCGAAGAAACCGACGTGCAGTTCCTCTACAAGCAAGGGGACACGTGGGTCTTCATGGACAACGAGTCGTTCGAGCAGTACGAACTCGACGCCGACGCCGTGGGGGACGGTTGGAAGTTCCTGAAGGACGGCATGAAGTGCATGATGACCTTGTTCAACGGCAACCCGCTGGACATGACCCCGCCAATGCAGGTCGAAATGGAAGTCACTTACTGCGAGCCAGGTGCCAAGGGGAACACGGCCACCAACGTGACCAAGCCCGCCACCATTGAAACCGGCGCCGAGATCCAGGTCCCCATGTTCGTGAACCTGGGGGACGTCATCAAAGTCGACACCCGCGACGGGACCTACGTCGAACGCGTGAAGAAGTAA
- a CDS encoding carbon-nitrogen hydrolase, translated as MSKPDKVNVAVVQMTCSGNKEENVAKAVAKIAEAARQGANIVCLQELFPGLYFCQTEDHIQFELAEPIPGPTSERIQAAAKEHGVVVVASLFEKRAEGLYHNTAAVFDADGAFLGIYRKMHIPDDPHYYEKFYFTPGDIGFRTFDTKFGRLGVCICWDQWFPEAARLTALTGAQILVYPTAIGWLHPEKEEYGPAQVSAWETMMRSHAIANGVFVAAPNRVGIEDNIEFWGHSFVVDPTGTLLEVASHDQEEILVVECNLAQIDFSRTHWPFLRDRRIDAYAGLTKRFIDGDVTS; from the coding sequence ATGAGCAAACCGGACAAGGTCAACGTCGCCGTCGTGCAGATGACGTGCAGCGGCAACAAAGAAGAGAACGTCGCCAAAGCGGTTGCCAAAATCGCTGAGGCCGCCCGGCAGGGAGCGAACATTGTTTGCCTGCAAGAGCTGTTCCCCGGTCTCTACTTCTGCCAGACCGAGGACCATATTCAGTTCGAACTGGCCGAACCGATCCCCGGCCCAACCAGCGAGCGCATTCAAGCCGCCGCGAAGGAGCACGGCGTGGTGGTCGTCGCTTCACTGTTCGAGAAGCGCGCCGAAGGGTTGTACCACAACACGGCCGCTGTGTTTGATGCCGATGGAGCATTCCTGGGGATTTACCGCAAGATGCACATCCCGGACGACCCGCACTACTACGAGAAGTTTTACTTCACGCCAGGCGATATCGGCTTCCGCACGTTCGATACGAAGTTTGGCCGCTTGGGCGTGTGCATCTGCTGGGATCAGTGGTTCCCCGAAGCGGCTCGCTTGACGGCGCTGACTGGGGCTCAGATTCTGGTCTACCCAACGGCGATCGGTTGGCTGCATCCGGAAAAGGAAGAGTACGGCCCGGCCCAGGTCTCGGCGTGGGAAACGATGATGCGCAGCCACGCGATCGCCAACGGTGTGTTCGTCGCCGCGCCCAATCGCGTGGGGATTGAAGACAACATCGAGTTCTGGGGGCACTCGTTCGTGGTCGATCCGACCGGCACGCTGCTGGAAGTGGCTTCGCACGACCAGGAAGAGATCCTGGTAGTCGAGTGCAACCTGGCCCAGATCGACTTCTCTAGAACGCATTGGCCTTTCCTGCGTGATCGTCGCATCGACGCTTACGCCGGGCTGACCAAACGATTCATCGATGGGGACGTCACCTCATGA
- the bioD gene encoding dethiobiotin synthase: MDGKPPRGLFITGNNTGVGKTHVAGLIAGSLRNAGLRVGTYKPAASGLIEKEGQWISEDVHTLWESSGKIWDPRTICPQTFHAPLAPHLSARAEGKVLDTKLLRTGFDFWRQQQAAGACDLILVEGAGGLLSPMSDDDYVADLALEFGLPLVIVAANRLGMINETLQTVITARFYQGGVPIAGIILNDIQSDASDVSRATNRTELARRCPVPILTHVPFGACALPDQVNWLAIASMT, translated from the coding sequence ATGGACGGAAAACCACCAAGAGGACTCTTTATTACCGGAAATAATACGGGCGTCGGCAAGACCCACGTGGCCGGTTTGATCGCCGGAAGCCTTCGAAATGCGGGGCTCCGCGTCGGCACTTACAAACCTGCGGCCAGCGGACTGATCGAAAAGGAAGGCCAGTGGATCTCGGAAGATGTGCACACGCTGTGGGAGTCTTCCGGAAAGATCTGGGATCCGCGTACCATCTGCCCGCAAACGTTTCACGCGCCGCTGGCCCCCCATCTGTCTGCTCGGGCCGAAGGGAAGGTGCTCGACACGAAGCTGCTGCGAACTGGCTTCGACTTTTGGAGACAGCAGCAAGCCGCCGGCGCGTGTGATCTGATCCTGGTCGAAGGAGCTGGAGGGCTGCTTTCCCCCATGTCCGACGACGATTACGTCGCCGACCTGGCCCTGGAGTTTGGGCTGCCGCTGGTCATCGTCGCGGCCAATCGACTGGGCATGATCAACGAAACGCTGCAAACCGTGATCACGGCTCGGTTCTACCAGGGAGGCGTTCCGATTGCGGGCATCATTCTGAATGATATTCAGTCCGATGCAAGCGACGTCAGCCGTGCGACCAACCGAACCGAGCTGGCCCGCCGCTGCCCGGTGCCGATTTTGACGCATGTTCCTTTTGGCGCCTGCGCACTTCCCGACCAGGTCAACTGGCTGGCGATTGCCAGCATGACGTAA
- a CDS encoding DUF1559 domain-containing protein, whose amino-acid sequence MKTAARCGFTLVELLVVIAIIGVLIALLLPAVQQAREAARRMQCTNNLKQLGLALHNYHDTYGAFPAISYDHEVNGGSEADHSSWSWGTLILPQIEQTAAYDQLAPSSPDRLHEAVNNATKLAILKTPISGFRCPSDSGPDLNSHYLTNQGSPDHELALSNYIGVNSAGNVDRAHSPNGIFVPGTNVDGNKRLRVGMRDVTDGTSNTAMVGERAWKLNGATLGAGLVFGHNGNADVERNGNFDTGFISVVGGGKPHINTTATCGTGCNDNDGRQGFSSVHPGGSQFVFADGSVHFLSETIDDDIGGGTNTTYERLLNSHDGQPIGQY is encoded by the coding sequence ATGAAGACTGCCGCGCGCTGTGGATTTACGTTAGTCGAACTCTTGGTGGTGATCGCCATCATTGGTGTTTTGATCGCCCTGTTGCTGCCCGCCGTACAACAGGCTCGGGAAGCTGCCCGACGTATGCAGTGCACCAACAACCTGAAACAGCTTGGGTTGGCACTGCACAACTATCACGATACCTATGGAGCGTTTCCAGCGATCAGTTACGATCATGAAGTGAACGGCGGCAGCGAGGCCGATCACTCCAGCTGGAGTTGGGGTACGCTGATCCTGCCGCAGATCGAACAAACGGCCGCCTACGATCAGCTGGCCCCGAGCTCGCCCGATCGTCTACACGAAGCGGTAAACAATGCTACCAAGTTGGCCATTCTGAAAACGCCAATCAGTGGCTTCCGCTGCCCATCCGATTCGGGTCCTGATTTGAACTCGCATTATCTCACCAACCAGGGCAGCCCCGATCACGAGTTGGCTTTGTCCAACTACATCGGCGTCAACAGTGCCGGCAATGTCGACCGAGCCCATAGCCCCAACGGTATTTTCGTCCCAGGTACGAATGTCGATGGTAACAAGCGTTTGCGTGTTGGCATGCGGGACGTCACCGACGGTACGAGCAATACGGCCATGGTCGGCGAGCGTGCCTGGAAGCTGAACGGTGCCACTCTGGGTGCCGGACTGGTTTTCGGCCACAATGGCAATGCTGACGTCGAACGAAATGGTAACTTCGATACCGGCTTTATCTCAGTCGTTGGTGGTGGCAAGCCGCACATCAATACTACGGCAACTTGCGGCACCGGCTGTAACGACAACGATGGACGTCAGGGTTTTTCCAGCGTTCACCCAGGCGGATCGCAGTTCGTGTTCGCCGATGGTTCGGTTCACTTCCTCAGCGAAACGATCGACGACGACATCGGTGGTGGTACGAATACCACGTACGAGCGCCTGCTGAATAGCCACGACGGTCAGCCGATCGGACAGTACTAA
- a CDS encoding tyrosine-type recombinase/integrase yields MKFEGSAHCEAGYDIRMVQELLGHKDVRTTMIYTHVLNRGGRGVRSPADGLTRGHGE; encoded by the coding sequence ATGAAGTTCGAGGGCTCAGCTCATTGCGAGGCGGGCTATGACATCCGCATGGTTCAGGAACTGCTTGGTCACAAAGACGTTCGCACGACAATGATCTACACGCACGTCTTGAACCGAGGCGGCCGTGGTGTCCGCAGCCCGGCTGACGGTCTGACTCGTGGTCACGGTGAGTGA
- a CDS encoding tRNA-binding protein, which translates to MSEITWSDFEAVQLRVGTIVEVEDFPEAHRPAYKLMVDFGVLLGIKKSSAQITQLYTKEELLGKQIIAVTNFPPKQIGPIRSEVLVTGFYGEDGAVTLAVPDKPTSNGNRLA; encoded by the coding sequence ATGTCAGAGATAACCTGGAGCGACTTCGAAGCCGTCCAGCTGCGCGTCGGCACGATCGTCGAAGTCGAAGATTTCCCCGAGGCCCACAGGCCTGCGTACAAGCTGATGGTCGACTTCGGCGTTCTGCTGGGCATTAAAAAATCGAGCGCCCAAATCACGCAGCTCTACACGAAGGAAGAACTGCTCGGCAAACAGATCATCGCCGTCACCAACTTCCCCCCGAAACAGATCGGTCCCATCCGCAGTGAGGTGCTGGTAACCGGCTTCTACGGCGAAGACGGAGCCGTCACGTTAGCTGTGCCCGATAAACCAACGAGCAACGGCAATCGCTTGGCGTGA